DNA sequence from the Thermoleophilia bacterium genome:
TACGACCGGCCACGCCGGCGAGCGCCTGCATGGAGCGCGGCACCCGGCGGGCGCGGGCACCCATGAGGGTCGCGGCGCATACCGCGTTGGCCAGCATGAGCGGGGCGTAGGCCAGTGCGGTTCCGAGCACGCCCGGGACGATGGCCATCGCGATCGCCGGGACGACGTACGCGGCGCAGGCGAGCAGGATCATGGTCTCATCCGCGTGGCGACGGTCAAGGCGGGTAATGATGGGCGTGGCCAACATCATGCAGGCGACGCCACTGCCCAGCACTGCGGCGAGCGCGGTACCGGTGAGGTTGAGGTCGGTGCGGAAATGCGGCACGGCGAGGCTAATTGCGGCGCCCGAGGCGAGACTCCAGGCGACCGCGGTCATGGTGAGCACGCGGAGGTCGCGCGAGAGGAAGAGGAACCCGAGGCCTCGCCGCACGGTGGGGCGCGGACCCGTCGCATCGCGCACATCCAGGGCCTTCGAGGCGGTCATCGCAGCGATACCCGCGATGGCCAGCGATCCGGCGACGAGTGCCATGGCGACCCCCGCTCCCAGGACCAGAGCGAGTCCGGCAATCGCCGGGCCGCCGAAGTAGCCGAGGTTGAACGCCTGCGCGAGCATGGCCTGCGCGGGCATTATCTCGTCGCGGTCGGTCACAGTGGCAAGCGCGCCGAACATGGCGGCGTCCACGAATACGCGGACGGCACCGATCAGGAATGCGGCCAGA
Encoded proteins:
- a CDS encoding MFS transporter; translated protein: MPVTARNPLLRSRDGRALLVVQAAHALAQGMLTIIIPWLVLEHGGSASQAAIGFAITFVPFLLLAGPAGLAGDRMARRPLLVSALVIGTIIAVGIALLTESSIAGIALLYLAAFLIGAVRVFVDAAMFGALATVTDRDEIMPAQAMLAQAFNLGYFGGPAIAGLALVLGAGVAMALVAGSLAIAGIAAMTASKALDVRDATGPRPTVRRGLGFLFLSRDLRVLTMTAVAWSLASGAAISLAVPHFRTDLNLTGTALAAVLGSGVACMMLATPIITRLDRRHADETMILLACAAYVVPAIAMAIVPGVLGTALAYAPLMLANAVCAATLMGARARRVPRSMQALAGVAGRTLVMAGLAAGAVLGGLAADWVGSRGAYALIAVALGLTALATRPALARVRDRRLRGRAITAR